From a single Notolabrus celidotus isolate fNotCel1 chromosome 7, fNotCel1.pri, whole genome shotgun sequence genomic region:
- the pane1 gene encoding centromere protein M: MSSLKPFSKLPGLNTANILLVEFEELFQQSLADALVEETAVTVNVRLAKNLPLPKKNEEIRPRIELVVFIINLTSELSFQSAEASLKYLDSGFFLGKVCFMVTNARNALVPSERLDSVRKLAASLHCPLLFAEDQTPAGVTNAAERLLTILKVTSGLVPMTTALYLSNLTRCIVPPDIDQPAFD; encoded by the exons ATGTCGTCACTGAAGCCATTCAGTAAGCTGCCTGGTTTGAACACAGCGAACATACTG ctGGTGGAGTTTGAGGAGCTGTTTCAGCAGAGTTTGGCCGACGCTCTGGTGGAGGAGACTGCTGTCACTGTAAATGT GAGACTAGCAAAGAATCTGCCGCTGCCCAAGAAGAATGAGGAGATTCGTCCAAGGATCGAACTGGTAGTGTTTATCATCAACCTGACCTCAGAGCTTAG TTTTCAGTCAGCAGAGGCTTCTCTGAAATATTTGGACTCTGGATTTTTTCTTGGAAAAGTCTGCTTCATGGTTACTAACG CTCGTAATGCTTTGGTCCCCTCAGAGCGCCTGGACTCTGTCAGAAAGCTGGCAGCATCACTCCACTGCCCTTTACTGTTTGCAGAGGATCAG acACCAGCAGGTGTGACCAATGCTGCAGAGAGGCTGCTGACCATCCTGAAGGTGACGTCCGGCCTTGTTCCCATGACGACTGCTCTCTACCTGTCCAACCTGACTCGCTGTATTGTGCCCCCCGACATCGACCAGCCAGCCTTTGATTAG
- the mb gene encoding myoglobin isoform X1, whose protein sequence is MEIHKSIMADFDMVLKFWGPVEADYAAHGNMVLTRLFTEHPDTLKLFPKFDGIAQGDFASNSAISAHGATVLKKLGELLRAKGSHADILKPMANSHATKHKIPINNFKLITEVIIKVMEEKAGLDATGQQALRNVMAVVIADMEANYKELGFTG, encoded by the exons ATGGAAATACATAAATCT ATCATGGCTGATTTTGACATGGTTCTGAAGTTCTGGGGTCCAGTGGAGGCGGACTATGCTGCCCATGGGAACATGGTTCTGACCCG TTTATTTACAGAGCATCCAGATACCCTAAAGCTGTTCCCCAAGTTTGATGGCATCGCCCAAGGTGACTTTGCTAGTAACTCAGCTATTTCTGCCCACGGTGCCACTGTACTGAAGAAACTCGGGGAGCTGCTGAGGGCCAAAGGCAGCCACGCTGATATCCTCAAACCCATGGCCAACAGCCATGCCACTAAGCACAAGATCCCTATCAATAACTTCAAG CTGATAACAGAGGTCATTATTAAAGTCATGGAAGAGAAGGCAGGACTGGATGCCACCGGTCAGCAGGCTCTGAGGAACGTGATGGCTGTCGTCATAGCTGACATGGAGGCCAACTACAAAGAGCTCGGCTTCACTGGCTGA
- the mb gene encoding myoglobin isoform X2: MADFDMVLKFWGPVEADYAAHGNMVLTRLFTEHPDTLKLFPKFDGIAQGDFASNSAISAHGATVLKKLGELLRAKGSHADILKPMANSHATKHKIPINNFKLITEVIIKVMEEKAGLDATGQQALRNVMAVVIADMEANYKELGFTG; this comes from the exons ATGGCTGATTTTGACATGGTTCTGAAGTTCTGGGGTCCAGTGGAGGCGGACTATGCTGCCCATGGGAACATGGTTCTGACCCG TTTATTTACAGAGCATCCAGATACCCTAAAGCTGTTCCCCAAGTTTGATGGCATCGCCCAAGGTGACTTTGCTAGTAACTCAGCTATTTCTGCCCACGGTGCCACTGTACTGAAGAAACTCGGGGAGCTGCTGAGGGCCAAAGGCAGCCACGCTGATATCCTCAAACCCATGGCCAACAGCCATGCCACTAAGCACAAGATCCCTATCAATAACTTCAAG CTGATAACAGAGGTCATTATTAAAGTCATGGAAGAGAAGGCAGGACTGGATGCCACCGGTCAGCAGGCTCTGAGGAACGTGATGGCTGTCGTCATAGCTGACATGGAGGCCAACTACAAAGAGCTCGGCTTCACTGGCTGA